A single genomic interval of Natator depressus isolate rNatDep1 chromosome 16, rNatDep2.hap1, whole genome shotgun sequence harbors:
- the INPP5E gene encoding phosphatidylinositol polyphosphate 5-phosphatase type IV isoform X3, translated as MNPPNGFSQHAVACITSSTEGRVLQDQQVKKTGGAMRKEAGDSRVLALEDHPDIESFLNDTLRFPPDEIKPNMKIKSVTPKPPRKPRLARASSLDEKSWRRRRVFRTSLENLIDPNETSSSNGSLQESSLSPPTRSRVVLNGEQGSLHNLQDASEASPYGKNKGSISDSEKHVSEVPSASVGLMQGKESSGSKPRLSKITPPRPLPPLELSVASHVLRTANRIDSDYMDYQHYSQSRFERLSSSLSDTGLHNSGMVCDSCSTDSMKSTFSLLTPLRAKDVRNRSYLEGSLLASGALLGAEELSRYFPDRSIGIFVATWNMQGRKELPENLDDFLFPSDPDYAQDMYVVGVQEGCPDRREWEIRLQETLGPHYVMLYSAAHGVLYMSVFIRRDLIWFCSEVEYATVTTRIVSQIKTKGALGICFTFFGTSFLFVTSHFTSGDGKVYERILDYNKTIQALALPKNVPDTNPYRSSPSDVTTRFDEVFWFGDFNFRLNKDRESVDSILNQHLEKDLSKLLQYDQLIKEMNDASRSLQGSLTENFI; from the exons ATGAACCCTCCAAATGGattttcccagcatgcagtgGCATGTATTACTTCGAGCACAGAGGGCAGAGTACTACAGGACCAGCAAGTGAAGAAGACTGGTGGAGCTATGAGGAAGGAGGCTGGTGACAGCAGGGTGCTTGCACTTGAGGACCATCCAGACATAGAATCCTTTTTAAATGACACCTTAAGATTTCCCCCTGATGAAATCAAACCCAATATGAAGATTAAATCTGTCACTCCAAAGCCTCCCAGGAAACCCAGGCTAGCGCGAGCATCATCTCTTGATGagaaaagctggaggaggaggagagtgttTAGAACGAGTCTGGAAAATCTGATCGATCCCAATGAGACGAGCTCCTCCAATGGCTCTCTCCAGGAGTCGTCCCTGAGTCCTCCCACAAGGAGCAGAGTGGTACTCAATGGCGAACAGGGTTCTTTGCACAACTTGCAGGATGCCTCGGAAGCGAGCCCTTATGGGAAGAACAAGGGTAGCATTTCAGATTCCGAGAAACATGTCTCTGAGGTTCCCAGTGCCTCTGTGGGGCTTATGCAGGGGAAAGAATCTTCAGGCAGCAAACCCCGGCTGTCCAAAATAACACCCCCTCGACCACTGCCCCCCCTGGAACTCAGCGTGGCCTCTCACGTGCTGAGGACAGCTAATAGGATCGACTCAGATTATATGGATTACCAACATTATTCTCAGAGCAGGTTTGAAAggttgagcagtagcctgagtgACACCGGGCTTCACAACAGTGGGATGGTCTGCGATAGCTGTTCCACAGACTCCATGAAGTCTACGTTCAGCCTGCTCACCCCTCTTCGTGCCAAGGATGTTCGAAACAG AAGCTATTTGGAAGGCAGTCTTCTAGCAAGTGGTGCATTGCTGGGAGCAGAAGAACTGAGCAGATATTTCCCTGATCGGAGCATTGGAATATTTGTGGCCACCTGGAATATGCAAGGCCGGAAG GAACTTCCAGAGAATCTGGATGACTTCTTGTTCCCATCGGATCCTGACTATGCCCAGGACATGTATGTTGTTGGCGTTCAAGAAGGCTGTCCAGACAG AAGAGAGTGGGAGATCCGCCTGCAGGAGACGCTGGGGCCCCATTACGTCATGCTGTACTCAGCTGCACACGGAGTTCTCTACATGTCAGTGTTCATAAGAAGAGACCTCATCTGGTTCTGCTCAG AGGTGGAATATGCCACTGTGACCACTCGCATTGTGTCTCAGATCAAAACCAAGGGAGCCCTGGGAATCTGCTTCACGTTCTTTGGGACTTCCTTCCTCTTCGTCACGTCCCATTTCACAT CGGGGGATGGTAAAGTGTATGAGAGGATACTGGACTACAATAAAACCATCCAAGCACTTGCACTTCCCAAGAACGTCCCAGATACAAATCCCTACCGATCCAGCCCTT CTGACGTCACAACTCGGTTCGACGAGGTGTTCTGGTTTGGAGATTTCAATTTCCGACTAAACAAGGATCGTGAGAGCGTGGATTCAATCCTGAACCAGCATCTGGAAAAAGACCTGTCCAAGCTACTGCAGTATGACCAGCTCATTAAAGAAATGAATGATG